The sequence below is a genomic window from bacterium.
AGAGCTATCTCCTTTCCTCCCGAATAATTAGTGCAGCAGAGGTAATCGGTGCGGAGGCAATCCATCCAGGATATGGCTTTTTGGCAGAGAATGCAGATTTTGCAGAAGCCTGTCTAAAGCATTCCATTGCCTTTATTGGTCCTTATCCAGCAAGTATAAGGAAGATGGGAGATAAAATAGAGGCAAGAAAAATAGCAAAAAAGGCAGGCGTTCCTATAATCCCTGGCTCAATAAAACCCATAGCTGACTATAAAGAGGGAGAAAAACTCGCAGAAAAGATTGGCTTTCCCATTATGCTTAAGGCTTCTGGTGGAGGGGGAGGAAAAGGGATAAGAATTATAAACAACAAGGATGGATTTGAGGAGGGGTTTAAAATGGCTCAAATTGAGGCAAAGAATGCCTTTGGAAGCGATGAGGTCTATATTGAAAAATTCATAGAAAAAGCAAGGCATATTGAGATTCAAATTATAATGGATAATTTTGGAAGGGCTGTTCATCTTGGTGAAAGGGAATGTTCAATTCAGGTAAAGCATCAGAAATTGATCGAGGAATCTCCATCACCCATTGTTGATGAAAGGTTAAGGAGGGATTTGGGAAGGTCTGCAATAAAGATTGCAAAGGAGGCAGGATATACAAATATTGGAACAATTGAATTCCTGGTTGATGAGAAAAAAAGGTTCTATTTCCTTGAGATGAATACAAGGATTCAGGTTGAACACCCAGTAACAGAGGCGATTACTGGAATTGATATTGTAAAGGAGCAAATAAGGCTTTCTGGAGGGGAAAAGCTTGGCATTGCCCAAAGGGAGATTATAATGTCAGGTCATGCTATGGAGTTTAGGATAAATGCTCAGGACCCTGATAATAATTTTTCTCCCTCTCCTGGAAAGATTACAGGCCTTCATATTCCAGGGGGAATTGGCATAAGGGTTGATACCCATATCTATACAGATTATGAGGTTCCTCCCTTCTATGATGCCCTTCTTGCCAAGCTTATTGTTTTTGGAAGAAATAGGGAGGAGGTTTTGGTTCGGGCAAAGAGGGCATTAGATGAATTTGTGATTGATGGAATAAAAACAACCATCCCATTTCATCAGAAGATTCTTAATGATGAGGCATTTAGAAAAGGAGAGATACATACCCAGTTTGTTATTTAGTAAGTGAAAATTCTTGTCATAAGAAACGATGGGATCGGCGACCTTATCCTTACCCTTCCTGCAATTTCAAGCATAAAAAGGCTATATCCAGATGGCTTTATTTCTATTCTTGTCTCGCCTTATACCAAAGATATTTTATGGAACAACAAAGATATAGATGAAATAGTGGTTGATGACAAAGGCATTTTTGAGGCTTCCAAAATGCTTTCTAAAGCCAAATTTGATATTGCCTTTGTCTTTTATCCAAATTGGCGAAATGCCTTTATTTCCTTTCTTGCTGGAATACCAGAAAGAGTAGGAACTGGTTGTAAAGCTTGCGGAATTTTATTTAACAAAAGGAGGTATATTCATAGAAGAAACATCCATGAGGCAGATTGGTGCCTTAAGATTGCTGGATTGGATGATGAAATTAAACCCCCGAAGATCTTTGTTAAGGAGAGGGATTTAGAATATGC
It includes:
- the accC gene encoding acetyl-CoA carboxylase biotin carboxylase subunit, whose amino-acid sequence is MFSKILIANRAEIALRIIRSANEMGIKTVAIYSDADATSLHISFADEAICIGPAPPSESYLLSSRIISAAEVIGAEAIHPGYGFLAENADFAEACLKHSIAFIGPYPASIRKMGDKIEARKIAKKAGVPIIPGSIKPIADYKEGEKLAEKIGFPIMLKASGGGGGKGIRIINNKDGFEEGFKMAQIEAKNAFGSDEVYIEKFIEKARHIEIQIIMDNFGRAVHLGERECSIQVKHQKLIEESPSPIVDERLRRDLGRSAIKIAKEAGYTNIGTIEFLVDEKKRFYFLEMNTRIQVEHPVTEAITGIDIVKEQIRLSGGEKLGIAQREIIMSGHAMEFRINAQDPDNNFSPSPGKITGLHIPGGIGIRVDTHIYTDYEVPPFYDALLAKLIVFGRNREEVLVRAKRALDEFVIDGIKTTIPFHQKILNDEAFRKGEIHTQFVI